A genomic segment from Peribacillus sp. ACCC06369 encodes:
- a CDS encoding N-acetyltransferase produces MEYKVERLLVNFKTLEEFKKFKEYGIQELSMLDDLEGNIIENDSQSPFYGIFYGDKLVARMSLYKRSAKFDQYFDNSRDFLVLWKLEVLPNYQKKGYGRALVEFAKSLQMPIKTNPRVHSQDFWKKMGFSAVSYDMDRDLGENPLIWSPFTEQENKEMDTQE; encoded by the coding sequence ATGGAATACAAGGTGGAACGATTACTTGTAAATTTTAAAACGCTTGAGGAATTCAAAAAATTCAAAGAATACGGGATACAGGAACTGTCAATGCTAGATGATTTAGAGGGTAACATCATTGAAAATGACAGCCAATCACCTTTTTACGGAATCTTTTATGGCGACAAACTTGTAGCCCGGATGAGCCTGTATAAAAGAAGTGCTAAATTTGACCAGTATTTTGACAATTCAAGGGACTTCCTTGTTCTTTGGAAACTTGAAGTCCTGCCTAACTATCAGAAAAAAGGATATGGAAGAGCTTTAGTCGAATTCGCCAAAAGCCTGCAAATGCCTATCAAAACCAACCCACGAGTTCATTCACAGGACTTTTGGAAAAAGATGGGCTTTTCTGCAGTTTCCTATGATATGGACAGGGACCTTGGAGAAAACCCGCTGATTTGGAGCCCATTTACAGAACAAGAAAATAAAGAAATGGATACACAAGAATAA
- a CDS encoding 2-dehydropantoate 2-reductase produces MRIGIVGGGAIGLLFASHLSEKHRVTLYTHTEEQASIINRDGIRLIEGGESRLLTGIISKGLDEGIYDEDLLIVAVKQYHLPQILPRINGIQVPLLFLQNGYGHISYLKRLQSPAIYLGVVEHGAMKHDGNTVEHTGLGITRIASFKGELEQLSLVNGRIDHFPFKKSEDYHSMLIDKLVVNAVINPLTAILEVENGGLITNAFYYQLFQDLFEEISDILEVRNKTESFEHVKSVCMATAENRSSMLKDLENGRRTEIDAILGHVLSEAKSKGKSDCLTSSLYRMVKGKESQGG; encoded by the coding sequence ATGAGAATTGGAATCGTTGGTGGAGGGGCTATCGGGCTTCTGTTTGCGTCTCATTTGAGTGAAAAACATAGAGTGACTCTCTATACCCATACTGAGGAACAGGCCTCGATCATCAATCGTGATGGTATCCGTCTTATTGAGGGTGGTGAAAGCCGGCTGCTGACAGGCATCATTTCGAAGGGCTTGGATGAGGGGATATACGATGAGGATCTACTTATAGTGGCCGTCAAGCAATATCACCTGCCGCAAATACTGCCTAGGATCAATGGTATTCAGGTTCCCTTGCTATTCTTGCAGAATGGCTATGGGCATATTTCTTATTTAAAGAGGCTTCAATCCCCAGCCATCTATTTGGGGGTAGTAGAGCATGGGGCAATGAAACATGATGGGAACACCGTGGAGCATACAGGGCTCGGCATTACAAGGATCGCTTCCTTTAAAGGGGAACTTGAACAACTCTCCTTAGTGAATGGAAGGATCGATCATTTTCCCTTTAAAAAGAGTGAGGACTATCACTCGATGCTGATTGATAAGCTTGTCGTCAATGCGGTGATAAATCCATTAACAGCGATACTTGAAGTTGAAAATGGTGGTTTGATCACAAATGCTTTTTACTATCAATTGTTTCAAGACCTTTTTGAAGAAATTTCCGATATTTTGGAAGTGCGAAATAAAACAGAGTCATTTGAACATGTGAAATCCGTTTGTATGGCGACAGCGGAAAATCGATCATCGATGCTAAAAGATTTAGAAAATGGCCGTAGAACGGAAATTGATGCTATTTTGGGTCATGTCCTCTCGGAGGCAAAGAGTAAAGGGAAAAGTGATTGCCTGACGTCTTCTCTATATAGGATGGTCAAAGGAAAAGAGTCTCAGGGGGGATGA
- a CDS encoding DUF3397 domain-containing protein — translation MPNVVSSLAAIFITLPFVGYILFFISAKQFTGNHRRSVQFAMDMSTLLFVISVHYLIITIWDKQILWVIMLIMLINAFAVVLVHYKVKEEIIFHKVLKGFWRVNFAFFFLAYLLLFSIGVITSITKILTT, via the coding sequence GTGCCGAACGTAGTTTCGAGCCTTGCCGCGATATTTATTACCCTGCCATTCGTAGGGTATATACTTTTTTTTATAAGTGCCAAACAATTCACTGGTAACCATAGGCGCTCCGTTCAATTTGCAATGGACATGAGTACGCTGCTGTTCGTAATATCCGTCCATTATTTGATCATTACAATTTGGGATAAGCAAATTCTTTGGGTGATCATGCTCATCATGCTCATTAACGCATTCGCGGTGGTCCTTGTCCATTACAAGGTGAAAGAAGAAATCATCTTCCATAAGGTATTAAAGGGTTTTTGGAGAGTGAATTTCGCCTTCTTTTTCTTGGCATACCTTCTATTATTTTCCATCGGTGTTATTACAAGTATTACTAAGATATTGACTACATAA
- the bshC gene encoding bacillithiol biosynthesis cysteine-adding enzyme BshC has protein sequence MEMKDLALPSLNRFASDYLQNHLETEDYFHYDLSKPDIYRNRYDELMNRSFLRDELSDYIKQYMSRFSCNDAVKGNVERLRRDDSVVVIGGQQAGLLSGPLYTIHKVISIIKLAEEQEKELGQPVIPVFWIAGEDHDLAEVNHVYVMKNGKPYKKTYPSYQPYKTMVSDVELETEKAEKWFEEIIETYGETSFTNKLLFDMKETIRQSKTFVDFFARLIHEWFKEYGLLLVDAGDPELRQIEKDYFESMVNKSERIAKLVEEQQSFMHAKGYAKMIEMDRQAANLFYYDPEKKDRCLLERVDGGFSGKNGEVSFTGQELLQIAKNHPERLSNNVITRPLMQEMLFPVLAFVSGPGEIAYWAELKQAFELFSMKMPPIIPRLNITLVERSVHTDLEEMGLSLETVLTEGTANAVKSYLDSVKDETIDSLFGTLKSQLEENHEKLFVHAVSLDRGLEPMLNKNIEFIQKQLDFMYGKIGDRTKERHSVILKKYERIANSLYPLGSPQERIWNVFYYLNQYGPEFIQDIMKLEYRFNNQHKLIFM, from the coding sequence ATGGAGATGAAAGATCTCGCGTTACCATCTTTAAACCGTTTTGCATCGGACTATTTACAAAACCATCTTGAAACAGAGGATTATTTTCACTATGACTTGTCTAAGCCTGACATTTATCGCAATAGATATGATGAATTGATGAACCGCTCTTTTTTACGTGATGAATTGTCGGATTACATAAAACAATACATGTCTCGTTTTTCATGCAATGATGCCGTTAAGGGAAATGTTGAAAGGTTGCGCAGGGATGATTCCGTGGTTGTGATTGGAGGACAGCAGGCTGGGTTATTATCCGGTCCGCTGTATACCATTCATAAAGTGATTTCGATCATTAAGCTTGCGGAAGAACAGGAAAAAGAACTGGGGCAGCCGGTCATTCCAGTTTTTTGGATAGCTGGAGAAGATCATGATTTGGCTGAAGTCAATCATGTTTATGTTATGAAAAACGGAAAACCCTACAAAAAAACCTATCCTTCCTATCAGCCGTATAAAACAATGGTTTCTGATGTGGAACTGGAAACGGAAAAGGCAGAGAAGTGGTTCGAAGAAATCATTGAAACATATGGTGAAACTTCCTTTACGAATAAACTCCTGTTTGATATGAAGGAAACCATTAGGCAATCGAAGACCTTCGTCGACTTCTTCGCCAGGTTGATACATGAGTGGTTCAAAGAATATGGCCTTTTACTAGTTGATGCTGGAGATCCGGAATTAAGGCAAATCGAGAAGGACTACTTTGAATCGATGGTTAATAAAAGTGAACGGATTGCTAAATTGGTCGAGGAACAACAATCATTCATGCATGCAAAAGGGTATGCAAAAATGATAGAAATGGATAGACAGGCAGCGAACTTATTTTATTATGATCCAGAAAAAAAAGATCGATGTTTACTCGAACGTGTGGACGGCGGCTTCAGCGGGAAAAATGGTGAGGTATCATTTACCGGGCAGGAACTTCTGCAGATAGCCAAAAATCATCCAGAACGATTAAGCAACAATGTCATTACACGTCCGCTTATGCAAGAAATGCTTTTCCCTGTATTGGCTTTCGTTTCTGGTCCAGGGGAAATAGCCTATTGGGCAGAATTAAAACAGGCATTTGAGTTGTTTTCCATGAAGATGCCACCAATCATTCCTAGGTTAAACATCACGCTTGTAGAGCGTAGTGTCCATACGGATCTTGAGGAAATGGGACTCAGTTTGGAAACTGTTCTGACAGAAGGAACCGCTAATGCTGTAAAAAGTTACCTCGATTCCGTGAAAGATGAGACGATTGACAGCCTGTTCGGGACGCTGAAATCACAGCTTGAAGAGAACCATGAAAAGCTTTTTGTCCACGCTGTCTCTTTAGATAGAGGACTTGAACCGATGTTGAACAAAAACATTGAATTTATCCAAAAGCAATTGGATTTCATGTATGGGAAAATCGGTGACCGAACAAAGGAACGTCATTCGGTGATATTGAAGAAATATGAACGGATAGCAAATTCGCTGTATCCCCTTGGATCACCCCAGGAGAGGATTTGGAATGTTTTTTATTACCTGAATCAATATGGGCCAGAGTTCATTCAGGATATCATGAAACTGGAATACCGGTTCAATAATCAGCATAAATTGATTTTCATGTAG
- the mraZ gene encoding division/cell wall cluster transcriptional repressor MraZ: MFMGEYHHNIDIKGRLIVPVKFRDNLGEQFVLTRGLDQCLFGYPMEEWKLLEEKLKALPLTKKDARAFTRFFFSAATECEIDKQGRINIPTPLTSYGQLEKECVILGVTNRIEIWSKSLWENYFSASEDSFAEIAENMIGFDI; this comes from the coding sequence ATGTTCATGGGAGAGTACCATCATAACATCGATATAAAGGGCCGTTTGATAGTCCCAGTGAAATTCAGGGACAATCTAGGGGAGCAATTTGTTCTTACCCGCGGACTCGATCAATGTTTATTTGGTTACCCTATGGAAGAGTGGAAGCTGCTTGAAGAAAAGCTGAAAGCCCTGCCTTTAACAAAAAAAGATGCCCGAGCCTTTACCCGTTTTTTCTTTTCTGCAGCTACAGAATGCGAAATTGATAAACAAGGGCGAATTAATATCCCCACGCCGCTTACTTCATATGGCCAATTGGAAAAAGAATGTGTAATTCTTGGTGTTACCAATCGTATTGAGATTTGGAGCAAATCCCTTTGGGAAAACTATTTTTCAGCTTCGGAGGATTCTTTCGCTGAGATAGCAGAAAATATGATTGGCTTTGATATTTAA
- the rsmH gene encoding 16S rRNA (cytosine(1402)-N(4))-methyltransferase RsmH: protein MFQHTTVLLKETVDGLNIKPDGIYVDCTLGGAGHSEYLLSQLSDKGRLYAFDQDETAIRNAKEKLESYGDRIVLVPNNFKYLKEELNARGIEKVDGILYDLGVSSPQLDTPERGFSYNHDAPLDMRMDQSAAISAYDVVNNWSFHDLLRIFFQYGEEKFSKQIARKIEAAREIKPIETTFELVELIKDGIPAPARRKGGHPAKRVFQAIRIAVNDELGVFEDSLEQAISLLDKEGRISVITFHSLEDRICKTVFKKASALPDLPPGLPIIPDEFKPTMKIITRKPILPSEEELEGNNRSRSAKLRIAEKQ from the coding sequence ATGTTTCAACATACAACAGTGTTATTAAAAGAGACGGTTGATGGATTGAACATCAAACCTGATGGAATTTATGTGGATTGTACTTTAGGAGGAGCCGGTCACAGCGAATACTTACTTTCACAGCTCTCTGACAAGGGCAGGCTTTATGCTTTTGATCAGGACGAAACGGCGATTCGGAATGCTAAGGAAAAATTGGAAAGCTATGGCGATCGTATTGTTCTTGTTCCTAATAATTTTAAATACTTAAAAGAAGAGTTGAATGCCCGGGGAATCGAAAAAGTGGACGGGATTCTTTATGATTTAGGTGTATCATCCCCGCAATTGGACACACCGGAGCGCGGTTTCAGTTATAACCATGATGCCCCTTTGGATATGAGGATGGACCAAAGTGCTGCAATTTCTGCCTATGATGTCGTGAATAACTGGTCATTCCATGATTTGCTGAGAATTTTCTTTCAATATGGAGAAGAAAAGTTTTCGAAGCAAATCGCCAGGAAAATTGAAGCGGCACGTGAAATAAAACCGATTGAAACGACGTTTGAGCTTGTTGAGTTGATTAAGGATGGGATACCTGCTCCGGCAAGACGTAAAGGCGGACATCCTGCGAAAAGAGTATTCCAAGCAATAAGAATCGCTGTGAATGATGAACTTGGTGTCTTTGAAGATTCGTTAGAGCAAGCTATATCGCTATTGGATAAAGAAGGAAGAATATCTGTCATTACATTCCATTCGCTTGAAGATAGAATTTGTAAAACGGTATTTAAAAAAGCGAGTGCCCTTCCAGACCTTCCGCCTGGACTTCCAATTATCCCGGATGAATTCAAACCTACCATGAAAATAATAACGAGAAAACCGATATTACCTTCAGAAGAAGAATTGGAAGGGAATAATCGTTCCCGATCGGCTAAACTAAGAATCGCCGAAAAGCAATAA
- the ftsL gene encoding cell division protein FtsL produces MSSIAKKMQEQQYEDQQQQQTHQTVVIRKAKISIGEVFLLCALAIMVTFMGVKIVSNQAAIYETNKEIQLVETSIEEQGKVNDDLKVQVAELSTYERIWKKAAALGFKLNENNVKGVQ; encoded by the coding sequence ATGAGTTCCATAGCCAAAAAAATGCAAGAACAGCAATATGAAGACCAACAACAGCAACAGACACATCAAACAGTGGTCATCCGTAAAGCGAAGATATCCATTGGTGAAGTTTTCTTACTATGTGCCCTTGCTATAATGGTTACCTTTATGGGAGTGAAAATAGTCTCTAATCAAGCGGCAATTTATGAAACGAATAAAGAAATCCAGCTAGTGGAAACTTCAATTGAAGAACAGGGTAAAGTGAATGATGATTTGAAAGTGCAGGTTGCTGAACTTAGTACATACGAAAGAATTTGGAAAAAAGCTGCAGCGCTAGGGTTCAAGTTAAATGAGAATAATGTGAAGGGTGTGCAGTGA
- a CDS encoding penicillin-binding protein, translating into MQKQKNMKHGAAGLFFLFGLLFFVLVCRFLYIQVTGTAGGEVLASKIDKKYEKKQVIEAKRGSILDTKGDVIAEDTSSYILRAVLSEKEPEHVKDPEMTANKLAKYIDMDEQDIYERLTKKEAYQVEFGSAGKDLTQVVKQNIEKLELPGITFGRTNKRFYPNGIFASHLIGYVEKDEETGEMAGKFGIEKYLNKELQETDGKLTYDSDSWGLLLPDSKEKVVAPDNGSDVMLTIDKKIQTFLEDSLSKVQAKYDPEQIIAIVSNPKTGEIVAMGQRPTFHPTTKVGLTDTWRNLAIEESFEPGSTMKTFTLAAAVEEGVFNPNESFVAGTYKAGSGKIGDHSGIERGKSMTFLEGVQRSSNVAFATLAMDKIGADTFREYLTKFGFDKKTGIDLPNEITGKIQYKYKLEKVTTSFGQGSTVTPIQQIQAASAIANDGKMMRPYVIKSISDQDTGKVLKTTKPKVTGEPISAETAKQVRDYLETVISAKKGTGKKYAIDGYEVAGKTGTAQIAGPTGRYLEGKNNYVFSFLGMAPKDDPQLVIYVAVKQPKLGVSYVGADPLSEIFNPVMQNSLQYLNIKPSDVKKQKANKIVDYTNQTESSAVAELKELGYDVSTIGSGRKVLDQSPKAGSILLQGEKIILRTEGEMKVPEMKGWSLRDVMKLAKVAKLDLKTKGTGYVSKQSLGAGKRVKEGETFNIELSQPEGAAEDIQTNEKTE; encoded by the coding sequence ATGCAGAAACAAAAAAATATGAAGCATGGGGCAGCCGGATTATTCTTCTTATTCGGCCTGCTCTTTTTTGTATTAGTCTGCCGCTTTTTGTATATTCAGGTGACAGGTACAGCAGGCGGGGAGGTACTTGCTTCGAAAATCGACAAGAAATATGAAAAGAAACAGGTCATAGAAGCAAAAAGGGGAAGCATACTCGATACAAAAGGTGATGTCATCGCCGAGGATACTTCGTCCTATATTTTAAGGGCTGTACTCAGTGAAAAGGAACCAGAGCATGTCAAAGATCCTGAGATGACCGCGAACAAGCTTGCAAAATATATCGACATGGATGAACAGGACATCTATGAAAGACTTACAAAAAAAGAGGCATACCAGGTAGAGTTTGGCAGTGCCGGCAAGGATTTGACCCAGGTCGTCAAGCAGAATATAGAAAAACTGGAACTGCCGGGAATTACATTTGGAAGAACCAATAAACGTTTTTATCCTAATGGGATTTTCGCATCCCATCTGATTGGTTATGTAGAAAAAGATGAAGAAACGGGAGAAATGGCCGGTAAGTTCGGCATTGAAAAGTACCTCAATAAAGAATTGCAGGAAACGGACGGGAAGCTTACATATGACAGTGACTCATGGGGACTGCTTTTACCGGATTCAAAGGAAAAGGTGGTTGCTCCGGATAATGGCAGTGATGTCATGCTTACCATCGATAAGAAAATACAAACGTTCCTGGAAGATTCGCTGAGTAAAGTGCAAGCAAAATACGATCCCGAGCAAATCATAGCGATTGTGTCCAATCCCAAAACGGGGGAGATTGTCGCGATGGGGCAAAGGCCTACCTTCCATCCGACAACGAAAGTCGGGCTTACGGATACATGGCGTAACCTGGCTATTGAAGAAAGCTTCGAACCGGGATCAACCATGAAAACATTCACCCTTGCCGCGGCTGTTGAGGAAGGGGTCTTTAATCCAAACGAAAGTTTTGTCGCGGGAACCTATAAAGCCGGATCGGGCAAAATCGGTGATCATAGCGGAATCGAAAGAGGGAAGAGCATGACCTTTCTGGAAGGGGTTCAACGTTCTTCAAACGTCGCATTTGCCACTCTTGCAATGGATAAGATCGGAGCGGATACTTTTCGTGAATATTTGACTAAGTTCGGTTTCGATAAAAAAACGGGAATTGACCTGCCGAACGAGATAACCGGTAAAATTCAATACAAGTATAAGCTTGAAAAAGTTACTACTTCCTTTGGACAAGGTTCGACCGTTACGCCGATTCAACAGATCCAAGCTGCATCCGCAATAGCCAATGACGGAAAAATGATGCGGCCGTACGTGATAAAAAGCATTTCCGATCAGGATACCGGAAAAGTTTTGAAAACGACAAAGCCGAAAGTGACAGGGGAACCGATTTCGGCAGAAACTGCAAAACAAGTCCGTGATTATTTGGAAACGGTGATTTCCGCGAAAAAAGGAACAGGGAAAAAATATGCCATTGATGGATATGAAGTAGCGGGGAAAACCGGTACTGCACAAATTGCGGGCCCGACAGGTAGATATTTAGAAGGAAAAAATAACTATGTATTCTCCTTTTTAGGTATGGCTCCAAAAGATGATCCGCAGTTGGTCATTTATGTGGCGGTCAAGCAGCCGAAGTTAGGTGTATCTTATGTTGGGGCTGATCCATTATCAGAGATATTTAATCCTGTCATGCAAAATAGCCTGCAATATCTAAACATCAAACCTTCTGATGTTAAAAAACAAAAAGCAAATAAAATCGTTGACTATACGAACCAGACCGAGAGTTCGGCGGTCGCAGAACTGAAGGAACTTGGCTATGATGTAAGTACGATCGGGAGTGGACGTAAAGTGCTCGATCAATCCCCAAAAGCCGGGAGTATACTCTTACAGGGTGAAAAAATAATCCTGAGGACCGAAGGCGAAATGAAAGTTCCGGAGATGAAGGGATGGTCTTTGCGCGATGTCATGAAATTAGCTAAGGTTGCAAAACTGGATCTAAAAACTAAAGGAACTGGTTATGTGAGTAAACAGAGTCTCGGGGCCGGAAAAAGGGTGAAGGAAGGAGAAACCTTCAATATTGAATTATCCCAGCCTGAAGGGGCTGCTGAAGATATACAGACTAATGAGAAAACAGAGTGA
- a CDS encoding stage V sporulation protein D → MRVSNVTVRKRLAIALAVGIVVFFIIDIRLGIVQFYLGDKLTGLAKDSWSRNIPFEAKRGEILDRNGVELATNISAPTVYVIPRQIENPGETAEQLASILDMTKEKAYQWLTKQAMSVRIPEGRKISHEKAKEIKALGIKGVYIAEDSKRHYPFGEYLSHVLGFTGSDNQGLMGIELSYDKELSGERGFVKFYSDAKGKRLENMADDYKPPVDGDNLKLTIDSKIQTIVERELDNAEATYNPDGIIAIAMDPNTGEILAMSSRPTFDPANFQNVPSEVYNRNLPVWSIYEPGSTFKIITLAAALEEGKVDLQKEHFYDSGHVEVSGSTLHCWKSGGHGDQTFLEVVENSCNPGFVELGNRLGKDKLFKYINDFGFGQKTGIDLTGEGKGIMFNMDRVGPVEQATTAFGQGVAVTPIQQVTAVSAAVNGGTLYTPYIAKELVNPKNGEVLMRKTPQAKKKVISEATSKKVREALESVVAQGSGKGAFVESYRVGGKTGTAQKAENGRYLENNYILSFIGVAPADDPQIVVYIAVDNPKGTVQFGGVVAAPIVGNIMEDSLRAMDVKPRKNQIEKETVWTDPVMVEVPDVVGLSKKELQTQLIDLKLDIAGNGEKVINQAPDPGVKVKQGSTIRIYLGENTE, encoded by the coding sequence TTGCGTGTTTCGAATGTTACTGTCCGAAAACGGCTGGCAATCGCATTGGCAGTAGGTATCGTTGTTTTTTTTATCATTGATATCCGTTTGGGAATTGTGCAGTTTTATCTAGGGGATAAGTTGACGGGGCTGGCTAAAGATTCCTGGAGCAGGAATATTCCTTTTGAAGCCAAACGAGGAGAAATTCTGGATCGGAATGGTGTCGAGCTGGCAACGAATATATCCGCGCCAACAGTCTATGTCATCCCAAGACAGATTGAGAATCCTGGGGAGACGGCGGAACAGCTTGCTTCAATATTGGATATGACAAAGGAAAAGGCTTATCAATGGTTAACGAAACAGGCGATGAGCGTCAGAATCCCGGAAGGCAGAAAGATATCTCATGAAAAGGCGAAGGAAATTAAAGCATTAGGGATAAAGGGCGTTTATATCGCTGAAGATTCAAAGCGCCATTACCCCTTTGGTGAATATCTTTCGCATGTTCTTGGCTTTACGGGATCTGATAATCAAGGGCTGATGGGTATTGAATTGTCTTATGATAAGGAACTGAGTGGGGAAAGAGGATTTGTTAAATTTTATTCTGATGCGAAAGGGAAAAGGCTTGAGAATATGGCAGATGACTATAAGCCTCCTGTTGACGGTGATAACCTGAAGCTTACGATCGATAGCAAAATCCAGACAATCGTGGAGAGGGAGCTCGATAATGCGGAGGCCACATATAATCCCGATGGTATTATTGCCATTGCCATGGACCCGAACACAGGGGAAATATTGGCAATGTCGAGCAGGCCAACTTTTGATCCAGCCAATTTTCAAAATGTACCTTCAGAAGTGTATAATCGCAATTTACCAGTTTGGAGTATATATGAACCAGGTTCGACCTTTAAGATCATCACGCTTGCTGCAGCGCTGGAGGAAGGGAAGGTCGACTTACAAAAGGAACATTTTTATGACTCAGGACATGTGGAAGTGTCAGGGTCTACACTGCATTGCTGGAAAAGCGGAGGACATGGGGACCAAACTTTTCTTGAAGTCGTCGAGAACTCATGTAACCCTGGTTTTGTAGAATTAGGGAACCGGCTTGGTAAAGACAAGCTGTTTAAATATATAAATGATTTCGGTTTTGGGCAAAAGACGGGGATTGATTTAACCGGAGAAGGAAAAGGAATCATGTTCAACATGGATCGAGTGGGTCCGGTTGAGCAGGCAACCACTGCGTTTGGACAAGGTGTTGCCGTAACGCCCATTCAGCAGGTGACAGCGGTGTCGGCGGCCGTGAATGGTGGGACTTTGTATACACCTTATATCGCAAAGGAACTGGTGAATCCAAAAAATGGGGAAGTGCTGATGCGAAAGACCCCACAGGCGAAGAAAAAGGTGATTTCAGAAGCAACCTCAAAGAAAGTCCGTGAAGCACTTGAATCCGTTGTTGCTCAAGGGAGCGGTAAAGGAGCATTCGTGGAGTCGTACCGAGTTGGCGGGAAGACGGGTACAGCCCAAAAAGCTGAAAATGGCCGATACCTTGAAAATAATTATATTCTCTCATTCATTGGTGTCGCTCCAGCGGATGATCCGCAAATCGTCGTCTATATAGCTGTGGATAATCCGAAAGGAACGGTACAATTCGGCGGTGTCGTTGCAGCACCGATCGTTGGGAATATCATGGAGGATTCACTTAGGGCAATGGACGTCAAGCCAAGAAAAAACCAGATTGAGAAGGAAACGGTCTGGACGGATCCCGTCATGGTCGAGGTACCTGACGTTGTTGGACTTAGTAAAAAAGAGTTGCAAACACAGCTCATCGATCTTAAGCTGGATATTGCCGGTAATGGGGAAAAAGTCATAAATCAAGCACCGGATCCAGGTGTTAAAGTAAAACAAGGCTCTACAATAAGAATTTATCTTGGCGAAAATACAGAATAA
- a CDS encoding UDP-N-acetylmuramoyl-L-alanyl-D-glutamate--2,6-diaminopimelate ligase — protein sequence MKLHKLLSYLNSLFTYEGENPEITSIENDNRKVIDGSLFVCIKGYTVDGHDFAQLAVEHGAAAVIAERPLELDVPVIVVRDSSRAMAVLADAFYGHPTQKMRLIGITGTNGKTTTSHLLEKIFEDRHEKTGLIGTMYTKIADTVYETKNTTPDSVTLQKAFHEMAKASVSTAIMEVSSHALELGRVHGCDYDIAVFTNLTQDHLDFHKTMDRYRQAKSLFFSQLGNAYIESRPKYAVLNADDEATADFIKATAATVVTYGIDKEADIRAKDIKIDAKGTSFTLTAGKEERYIQLKLIGKFSVYNVLSAISAALCAGNDLDETIKSIEAINGVAGRFELITANQAFPVIVDYAHTPDSLENVLRTVGEFAQKKIFVIVGCGGDRDKTKRPIMAEIACSLATDAIFTSDNPRSEDAAQILRDMETGVAGKEYTVIEDRRQAIAYAVSKAEEGDVILIAGKGHETYQLVGDEVLHFDDREEAKKAIQSRLGSV from the coding sequence ATGAAGCTTCACAAATTACTATCTTATTTAAACTCCTTATTTACGTATGAAGGAGAAAATCCTGAAATCACCTCCATAGAAAATGATAACCGTAAAGTCATAGACGGAAGTTTATTTGTTTGTATAAAAGGTTATACAGTCGATGGTCATGATTTTGCCCAACTCGCTGTAGAACATGGAGCTGCAGCAGTCATTGCGGAAAGGCCGCTTGAACTCGATGTTCCCGTGATCGTTGTCAGGGATTCAAGCAGGGCGATGGCCGTGCTTGCCGATGCATTTTATGGACATCCGACTCAAAAGATGCGTTTGATTGGAATTACAGGAACGAATGGAAAAACGACGACCAGTCACTTATTGGAAAAGATTTTCGAGGATCGACATGAAAAAACAGGACTGATTGGCACGATGTATACAAAAATTGCCGATACGGTATATGAAACCAAGAACACGACGCCAGATAGCGTTACGCTCCAGAAGGCATTTCATGAAATGGCCAAAGCGTCTGTCTCCACGGCCATTATGGAAGTTTCTTCGCATGCACTTGAACTTGGGCGCGTCCATGGCTGTGATTATGATATTGCCGTTTTTACGAATCTCACACAGGATCATTTGGACTTCCATAAAACCATGGACAGATACAGGCAGGCAAAATCCTTATTTTTCTCACAGCTCGGCAATGCTTACATAGAGAGTCGTCCTAAATATGCTGTGCTTAATGCTGATGATGAGGCAACAGCTGATTTCATTAAAGCGACAGCTGCTACAGTCGTTACTTACGGCATCGACAAAGAAGCGGATATCAGGGCGAAGGATATAAAAATTGACGCAAAAGGAACATCGTTCACCTTGACAGCAGGTAAAGAAGAGCGTTACATTCAGCTGAAGCTAATTGGTAAATTCAGTGTTTACAATGTCCTCTCAGCCATCTCTGCTGCTCTGTGCGCCGGTAACGATCTAGATGAGACCATTAAATCCATCGAGGCAATAAATGGTGTTGCAGGCCGTTTTGAACTCATTACAGCGAATCAGGCCTTCCCGGTCATAGTTGACTATGCCCATACCCCGGACAGTTTAGAAAATGTTTTAAGAACTGTTGGTGAGTTTGCTCAAAAGAAAATCTTTGTGATAGTGGGCTGCGGTGGGGACCGAGACAAGACAAAACGTCCTATCATGGCCGAAATTGCATGCAGCTTGGCGACTGACGCGATTTTCACATCGGATAATCCACGCAGTGAAGATGCTGCCCAGATCCTGCGGGATATGGAAACTGGCGTAGCAGGCAAAGAATATACGGTAATTGAAGACCGTAGGCAGGCGATTGCTTATGCTGTTTCCAAGGCGGAAGAGGGCGACGTTATTTTAATAGCTGGAAAAGGTCATGAAACATATCAATTGGTCGGTGACGAAGTGCTTCACTTCGATGACCGTGAAGAAGCAAAAAAGGCGATTCAAAGTCGTTTGGGTTCAGTTTGA